The following is a genomic window from Caproiciproducens sp. CPB-2.
ATAGTTTTGTCAGTGAAAAATCATTCGATGATGCTGACGCCGTCCATTTCCGGCGGCTGGGGAAGATCCAGAATTTTGAGCATGGTCGGGGCAATGTCCGCCAGCCTTCCGCCGGAGCGGAGCCTGCACGGATACCCGACCACACAGAACGGGACGGGATTTGTCGTGTGTGCGGTGAAGGGAGAACCGTCTTCTTCGTACATTTTATCGGCGTTGCCGTGGTCGGCCGTAATCAGAGCGACGCCGCCCGCCTCGGAAATGGCATGAACCACTCTGCCTACGCAGGCGTCGACCGCTTCCACGGCGGCCTTGGCGGCGCTGAAAATGCCGGTGTGGCCCACCATGTCGCAGTTGGCAAAATTCAGGATGATGACGTCGTATTTTCCGCTCTTGATGCGTTCCACCAAAGCGTCCGTGACTTCATACGCGCTCATTTCGGGCTGCAGGTCATAGGTCGCAACCTTGGGGGAGTGGATCAGGACGCGGTCTTCGCCCGGATACTGTTTTTCCACACCGCCGTTGAAAAAGAAAGTGACGTGGGCGTATTTCTCCGTTTCGGCAATCCGCAGCTGGGTCAGGCCCTTGTCGGAAATATATTCGCCGAAGGTGTTTTTCAGCGACTGGGGCTTAAAGGCGACCAGAACGTTGGGCATGGTAGCGTCATACTGCGTCATGCAGACATAGGTGAGGGGGAAGAACCCGTTTCTGCGCTCAAAGCCCTGAAAGTCCGGATCAACAAAGGTGCGCGTGATTTCGCGGGCACGGTCGGGCCGGAAATTGAAGAAAATAACGGAATCGTTCGCTTTGACGGCGGCATCCTTTGCGCAGACGGTGGGAACGACGAATTCGTCGGTTACTTTTTTCTGATAGGAATCCTCGATAGCCTGAACCGGGTCGCCGCACTGGATTCCTTCTCCGTACGCCATGGCGGCGTATGCCTTTTCCACGCGTTCCCAGCGGTTGTCACGGTCCATCGCGTAGTAGCGGCCCATCACGGTGGCGATTTCACCCACGCCGATTTCCTTCAGCTTTTCAGCGCATTCGGCGACATAGCCTTTTCCGGAATCCGGGGGAACGTCGCGGCCGTCCAGCAGGGCATGAACGTAGACTTTTTTGCAGCCGCGTCTTTTGGCCAGCTCGACCAGCGCGTAAAGGTGCCGGTTGTGGCTGTGCACGCCGCCCGCGGAAAGCAGGCCGATCAGGTGCAGGGCGCCGCCGTTTTTCGCCGCGTTGTCCGCGGCGGCAAGAAAGGCGGGATTTTCAAAAAAATCGCCGTCCTGAATGGATTTTGTAATCCTTGTCAGTTCCTGATAAACAATGCGGCCCGCTCCGATGTTGGTATGGCCGACCTCGGAGTTTCCCATCTGGCCGTCCGGAAGGCCGACGTCAAGGCCGGAGGCACCGATCTGCGTGATTGGGTTATTTGCAAAGAGACGGTCTATGTTTGGTTTGTGCGCCGCCTTGATCGCGTTGCCGCTCTCTCCGGCGATCCCAAAACCGTCGAGTATCATCAGTATCAAAGGTTTTTTCATGTTTTTGACCAACCTGCCTTTCGGAGTATTTTTACCTGCTTGCGGCCTTTACGATCTCCGCAAAGTCGGCCGGCTTTAAGGAAGCGCCGCCGATCAGGCCGCCGTCCACATCGGGCTGGTCGAGCAGCTCCGCCGCGTTTTTGGCGTTCATGGAACCGCCGTACTGAATGGTGATCGCGTCGGCGCTCGCCTTGTCGTACAGCTTCGCGACGGCTGCGCGGATGACGGCGCAGACTTCGTTGGCCTGCTGCGCGGTCGCCGTTTTGCCGGTGCCGATGGCCCAGATCGGCTCATAGGCGATGATGATCTTTTTCAGCTCGTCCTTGCTGACGCCGCCGAGAGCGATTTTGGTCTGCATGGCGACCAGTTCGTCGGTGATGCCCTGTTCGCGCTGCTCCAGATATTCGCCCACGCAGAGGATGACGGAAAGTCCGCCGTCCAGCGCCGCGCGGATGCGCTTGTTTACGGTGACGTCCGTTTCACCGAAATAGGTCCTGCGCTCGCTGTGGCCGATGATCACGTACTGTACGCCTGTGGAAACCAGCATGTCGGCGGAAATTTCCCCGGTGAAGGCGCCGCTCTTTTCCCAGTGGCAGTTCTGGGCACCGATGCCGATGTTGGAGCCCTTCGCGGCTTCCAGCGCGGCGGCAAGGTCGACATAGGGCACGCACGCGACAACGCCGCAGTCCGCGTCTTTTACCAGGGGCTTGATCGCCTCAATCAGTTGGGTTGCCTCGGCGGGGGTTTTGTTCATTTTCCAGTTGCCGGCGATGACTGCTTTTCTCAGCTTTTTGTTCATAAAGCATATCTCCTTTAAAAATTTAATTTTCCGATTTTGTTATAAATGCGGCAGACAGGCTGCCGCATTTTCACGTACAAGCAAACGCTTGTTTTTTATTTATTTGTCGTTCAGGCAGGCGATGCCGGGCAGCTCGAGGCCTTCCAGGAACTCAAGGGAAGCGCCGCCGCCGGTGGAAATATGGGTCATCTT
Proteins encoded in this region:
- the tpiA gene encoding triose-phosphate isomerase, translated to MNKKLRKAVIAGNWKMNKTPAEATQLIEAIKPLVKDADCGVVACVPYVDLAAALEAAKGSNIGIGAQNCHWEKSGAFTGEISADMLVSTGVQYVIIGHSERRTYFGETDVTVNKRIRAALDGGLSVILCVGEYLEQREQGITDELVAMQTKIALGGVSKDELKKIIIAYEPIWAIGTGKTATAQQANEVCAVIRAAVAKLYDKASADAITIQYGGSMNAKNAAELLDQPDVDGGLIGGASLKPADFAEIVKAASR
- the gpmI gene encoding 2,3-bisphosphoglycerate-independent phosphoglycerate mutase, yielding MKKPLILMILDGFGIAGESGNAIKAAHKPNIDRLFANNPITQIGASGLDVGLPDGQMGNSEVGHTNIGAGRIVYQELTRITKSIQDGDFFENPAFLAAADNAAKNGGALHLIGLLSAGGVHSHNRHLYALVELAKRRGCKKVYVHALLDGRDVPPDSGKGYVAECAEKLKEIGVGEIATVMGRYYAMDRDNRWERVEKAYAAMAYGEGIQCGDPVQAIEDSYQKKVTDEFVVPTVCAKDAAVKANDSVIFFNFRPDRAREITRTFVDPDFQGFERRNGFFPLTYVCMTQYDATMPNVLVAFKPQSLKNTFGEYISDKGLTQLRIAETEKYAHVTFFFNGGVEKQYPGEDRVLIHSPKVATYDLQPEMSAYEVTDALVERIKSGKYDVIILNFANCDMVGHTGIFSAAKAAVEAVDACVGRVVHAISEAGGVALITADHGNADKMYEEDGSPFTAHTTNPVPFCVVGYPCRLRSGGRLADIAPTMLKILDLPQPPEMDGVSIIE